The nucleotide window GTTAACAGTGGGGAAAAAGAACATTGCTGTTGTTGGGGATCCTGACCAGTCAATTTTTGGCTGGCGGGGAGCGAATATTTCAAATATTATGAATTTCGAAAAGGATTTCCCAAATGTAAAAACAATAAAGCTTGAAGAAAACTATCGCTCTACGCAGGCAATATTGTCATCAGCAAACAATATTATAAAAAACAATAGGGAAAGAAAAGAAAAAGTGCTCTGGACAAAAAACATACAAGGCGATATGCCGATATATTGTAATAATGAAGACGATCTTGAAGAAGCAGAATACGTTGCGGGGCAGATAGAAGACTTCTTAAGTCAGGGGGGAACATGTAAGGACATTGCTGTCTTTTATCGCATTCATTCGCTATCAAGGGTAATTGAAGACGCGCTTAGGCGAAGAAGCATACCCTATGTGATAGTAGGGGGTGTGAGATTCTACGATCGCAAGGAAGTTAAGGATATACTGGCTTATTTGCGGGTTATCTCCAACCCAAATGATGTCATAAGCTTAAAAAGAATTATCAATTTGCCCGCAAGAGGAATTGGGGATGTTTCGTTGAAAAAGATAGAGGATCGTTTGGATTCTCGGGGTGTATCTTTGTTTAATGCATTATCTGAATTAAACAACATAGATATCCCTATAAAGACGAAAGAAAAAATAAGCGCTTTTGTTGGCTTTATAAGAAAGCATCAGTGTTTTGAGGGCAGTTTGGCGGAAATGCTAAAGAAATTAATTGAAGATTTAGATTATTTTAATTATTTAAAAAGACAAGATTTACTTGGGACAGAAGAAAGAATCGAGAATGTAAGGGAGCTTATATCGGCGATAGCGGAATATGAAGAAAACGGCGAGTCTCCTGCCCTGGCAGAGTTTTTAGAACAAGTTGCGCTCATTTCCGATATTGATAACTGGGATAATAAAAGCAATGCTGTAACATTGATGACGCTTCATAGCGCAAAGGGGCTGGAATTTCCGGTTTGCTTTATAATTGGTATGGAGGAGGATATATTGCCGCAT belongs to bacterium and includes:
- a CDS encoding UvrD-helicase domain-containing protein; translated protein: MTHKNLELLNSSQREAVIYKDGPLLIVAGAGSGKTRVLTHRVAYLVESGIKPYNILALTFTNKAAGEMKNRIISLVPGVSYSSFWLGTFHGICLRILKAESKLLGSFKNFIIYDETDQIALIKECIKNLNLDEKKYKSGIVCGKISRAKDDCIGPKEYLDMADNFYQQLMAKIYKKYNERLREIGALDFGDLISHTIFLFKKYPDVLEKYRNKFQHVLVDEYQDTNHAQYIFLELLTVGKKNIAVVGDPDQSIFGWRGANISNIMNFEKDFPNVKTIKLEENYRSTQAILSSANNIIKNNRERKEKVLWTKNIQGDMPIYCNNEDDLEEAEYVAGQIEDFLSQGGTCKDIAVFYRIHSLSRVIEDALRRRSIPYVIVGGVRFYDRKEVKDILAYLRVISNPNDVISLKRIINLPARGIGDVSLKKIEDRLDSRGVSLFNALSELNNIDIPIKTKEKISAFVGFIRKHQCFEGSLAEMLKKLIEDLDYFNYLKRQDLLGTEERIENVRELISAIAEYEENGESPALAEFLEQVALISDIDNWDNKSNAVTLMTLHSAKGLEFPVCFIIGMEEDILPHKKLSTGESDIEEERRLCYVGMTRAQERLYCSSAKRRRIYGRWQDMKTSRFVEEMKTVGKIK